One part of the Streptomyces sp. NBC_00286 genome encodes these proteins:
- a CDS encoding transcriptional regulator — protein MTAGDEFSELLGRLKERSGLSYGVLGKRLHTSASTLHRYVNGDAVPTDYAPVERFARVCKATPEELVELHRRWVLADARRRQKAAGSPAEDERQARTAEGERQARTTERAAEAGSGTGAAGSASAGLPEPAAGSEPADRSGAADRFGAATGSNVPAGSEAAADSKGPTGSEAPAGSGAAAEDFPEVERPHLAEVPAARRRRTVVLAGAAVAAALVSVALVVNLVPGGGEGQDDQGGKGSVGAAAPPVGESPGTSKSPGDKGSSPSPSRSRSGSPTVSPSDSASGAGSRNGGSGADQGGGGAEDTATAPRVTVDPYQWENQCSQHYLLDKKPEEVPPPPVEPEARGWVTALGGVAGGQQMLRLNVQGTGKSTVVLDVLHVRVVEKSAPLDWNDFAMGVGCGGGVNTTAFGVNLDAGRPAVSPKAGQRDFPYKVSESDPEVFYIFADARAHNVSWYLELEWSSGDQQGTLRVDDHGQPFRTSGNVGRPAYTRPLGSSEWGRDLQDSEIPG, from the coding sequence ATGACGGCGGGGGACGAATTCTCGGAATTGCTGGGCCGGTTGAAGGAGCGGTCCGGGCTCAGTTACGGGGTGCTCGGCAAGCGGCTGCACACGAGTGCGTCCACGCTTCACCGTTACGTCAACGGGGATGCCGTACCGACGGATTACGCACCCGTGGAGCGGTTCGCGCGGGTATGCAAGGCGACGCCCGAGGAACTGGTGGAGCTGCACCGGCGGTGGGTGCTCGCGGATGCCCGGCGGAGGCAGAAGGCGGCCGGGAGTCCTGCGGAGGATGAGCGGCAGGCGCGTACGGCCGAGGGGGAACGGCAGGCGCGTACGACGGAAAGGGCGGCGGAGGCCGGGAGCGGGACCGGGGCGGCGGGATCCGCATCGGCCGGGTTGCCCGAACCCGCGGCCGGGTCCGAACCCGCGGACAGGTCCGGAGCCGCGGACAGGTTCGGAGCGGCGACCGGCTCCAACGTGCCGGCCGGATCCGAAGCAGCGGCCGACTCCAAAGGTCCGACCGGATCCGAAGCGCCGGCCGGATCCGGAGCGGCGGCCGAGGACTTTCCCGAGGTCGAGCGGCCGCACCTGGCGGAGGTCCCTGCGGCCCGGCGGCGGCGTACCGTCGTCCTCGCCGGAGCGGCCGTGGCCGCCGCCCTCGTGTCGGTCGCGCTCGTGGTGAATCTTGTGCCCGGCGGGGGCGAAGGCCAGGACGACCAGGGCGGGAAGGGGTCCGTCGGGGCCGCCGCCCCGCCCGTCGGCGAAAGCCCCGGGACCTCCAAGTCGCCCGGTGACAAGGGAAGTTCACCCTCGCCGTCGCGCTCACGCAGCGGCAGTCCTACGGTTTCCCCGTCCGACTCCGCTTCCGGCGCCGGCTCCCGGAACGGTGGGTCCGGTGCGGACCAGGGCGGCGGCGGTGCCGAGGACACGGCCACCGCGCCCCGCGTCACCGTCGATCCGTACCAGTGGGAAAACCAGTGCAGCCAGCACTACCTGCTCGACAAGAAGCCCGAGGAAGTACCTCCGCCGCCGGTTGAGCCCGAGGCGCGCGGGTGGGTCACCGCGCTCGGCGGGGTCGCCGGCGGGCAGCAGATGCTCAGGCTGAACGTGCAGGGCACCGGGAAGTCCACCGTCGTCCTGGACGTGCTCCATGTGCGAGTGGTGGAGAAGAGTGCGCCGCTCGACTGGAACGACTTCGCGATGGGCGTCGGCTGCGGTGGCGGCGTGAACACGACGGCCTTCGGTGTGAACCTCGACGCCGGAAGGCCCGCGGTCTCCCCCAAGGCCGGTCAGCGCGACTTCCCGTACAAGGTGAGCGAGTCCGATCCCGAGGTCTTCTACATCTTCGCGGACGCCCGCGCGCACAACGTGAGCTGGTACCTGGAGCTGGAATGGTCCAGCGGCGACCAGCAGGGCACGCTACGCGTCGACGACCACGGCCAGCCCTTCCGGACCAGCGGGAACGTGGGCCGGCCCGCGTACACCCGTCCCCTCGGAAGCTCCGAGTGGGGCCGGGATCTGCAGGACTCCGAGATTCCCGGCTGA
- a CDS encoding GNAT family N-acetyltransferase, protein MKSESASGADVRPSVRQRTDRDLGDCVWVLAEVHEHDGYPVNWPDFPGTWLTPPSLMASWVAELDGRMAGHIGLSQSDVGDAAPGLWSARTGVSTDAIAVINRLFVAPWARGHGIGALLMTQAVTEAQDRGLHPVLDVVASDTAAAGLYERLGWQLLATVEQQWSPEQKVAVRCYAAASCRTP, encoded by the coding sequence GTGAAGAGCGAGAGCGCGTCCGGCGCGGACGTACGCCCGAGTGTCCGACAGCGGACTGATCGCGACCTCGGCGACTGTGTGTGGGTGCTGGCAGAGGTCCATGAGCACGACGGCTATCCGGTGAACTGGCCCGACTTCCCGGGTACATGGCTCACACCGCCATCGCTCATGGCTTCATGGGTAGCGGAACTGGATGGTCGCATGGCCGGCCATATCGGCCTGTCGCAGAGCGACGTGGGAGACGCGGCTCCCGGGCTGTGGAGCGCTCGCACAGGGGTGAGCACCGACGCAATCGCCGTGATCAACCGATTGTTCGTCGCCCCGTGGGCCCGCGGCCATGGGATCGGTGCGCTGCTGATGACGCAGGCTGTCACAGAAGCACAGGATCGCGGCTTGCATCCGGTGCTCGACGTGGTGGCCTCGGACACTGCGGCGGCAGGTCTGTACGAGCGGCTCGGCTGGCAGCTGCTGGCCACAGTCGAACAGCAGTGGAGCCCGGAGCAGAAGGTGGCCGTCCGGTGTTATGCGGCGGCAAGCTGCCGTACGCCCTAG
- a CDS encoding GntR family transcriptional regulator: MSEAAVRVDTTSQVPPYEQIRAQLAALIVTGRLAEGDRLPTVRQLATDLGLAPGTVARAYRELEAGELIRTRRGAGTRVAASPTGPTRPHTVQLATLARDFTSSARALGADTEAILTAVRDALGPDRAQDLSDN, from the coding sequence ATGAGTGAGGCCGCCGTCCGCGTCGACACCACCAGCCAGGTCCCGCCGTACGAGCAGATCCGCGCGCAGCTCGCCGCGCTGATCGTCACCGGGCGGCTGGCCGAGGGCGACCGGCTGCCGACCGTGCGCCAGCTGGCCACGGACCTCGGGCTGGCACCGGGCACCGTCGCCCGCGCCTACCGTGAGCTGGAGGCCGGCGAGCTGATCCGCACCCGTCGGGGCGCGGGCACCCGGGTGGCGGCGTCGCCCACCGGCCCGACCCGCCCGCACACTGTCCAACTCGCCACTCTCGCCCGTGACTTCACTTCGTCCGCCCGCGCCCTGGGCGCCGACACCGAGGCCATTCTGACCGCCGTCCGCGACGCCCTGGGCCCGGACCGTGCCCAGGACCTGTCTGATAATTGA
- a CDS encoding GNAT family N-acetyltransferase, translating into MEIVVDDLSGSEIAEFLDEHVQQMRAITPLESKHALDLDELRKPEVTFWSVRDGDAVVGCGAIKRLDAGHAELKSMRTTPARKRSGIASALLEHVIAEAKRMGFARLSLETGSADFFLPARKLYEKFSFVCCAPFADYQPDSNSTFMTRVL; encoded by the coding sequence GTGGAGATCGTGGTGGACGACCTTTCCGGTTCAGAGATCGCCGAGTTCCTCGACGAGCATGTCCAGCAGATGCGGGCCATCACTCCTCTGGAAAGCAAGCACGCCCTCGATCTCGACGAGCTTCGCAAGCCCGAGGTCACGTTCTGGTCGGTCAGGGACGGGGACGCCGTGGTGGGCTGCGGGGCGATCAAGAGGCTGGACGCGGGGCACGCGGAGCTGAAGTCGATGCGTACGACTCCGGCGCGTAAGCGCAGTGGAATCGCGTCGGCGCTGCTGGAGCACGTCATCGCCGAGGCCAAGCGCATGGGGTTCGCGCGGCTGAGTCTCGAGACCGGCTCGGCCGACTTCTTTCTCCCTGCCAGGAAGCTGTACGAGAAGTTCAGCTTCGTGTGTTGTGCGCCGTTCGCCGACTATCAGCCCGACTCCAACAGCACGTTCATGACGAGGGTTCTGTGA
- a CDS encoding helix-turn-helix domain-containing protein encodes MTRTEIRPVKLPPERVAAATHALTRVRSYLASHQDITQINVTVEDGEREPLALPREAVELLAGMLAHLGAGRAVSIVPSDAELTTQQAADMLNVSRPFLIGLLEAGEIEYRTVGTHRRITASSLLEYKRKDDQHRREAADELTQLGQDMGMI; translated from the coding sequence ATGACCAGGACAGAGATCCGGCCCGTGAAGCTGCCACCCGAAAGGGTCGCAGCCGCCACTCACGCCCTTACGCGGGTACGCAGTTACCTGGCATCGCATCAGGACATCACGCAGATCAATGTGACGGTCGAGGACGGAGAGCGCGAACCCCTCGCGCTGCCACGAGAAGCGGTGGAACTGCTTGCCGGCATGCTGGCCCACCTTGGGGCCGGCCGCGCCGTCTCGATCGTCCCGTCTGACGCCGAGCTGACCACACAGCAGGCGGCGGACATGCTCAACGTGTCGCGGCCCTTCCTGATCGGGCTGCTCGAGGCCGGGGAAATCGAGTACCGAACCGTCGGCACACACCGACGGATCACCGCATCCTCCCTGCTGGAGTACAAGCGCAAGGACGACCAGCATCGCCGCGAAGCCGCCGACGAGCTCACCCAGCTCGGCCAGGACATGGGAATGATCTAG
- a CDS encoding PIN domain-containing protein: MSFVAVYDADVLYPSTLRDVLIRVAQSGLVQGKWTDQILDETFRNLLKDRPDIPSERLDRLRTLMNGAVRDCLVKGYEPLINAVELPDADDRHVLAAAVRAKAQVIVTFNLKDFPTDALARWDVEAVHPDAFLEAQIDLAPQVVYGDRGQLAETTRHCDRRDHQAGEAGPGRFGGGTAVACSHALNTVAVRAAGQLSMMFAEA; this comes from the coding sequence ATGTCCTTCGTCGCTGTCTACGACGCCGACGTCCTCTACCCCAGCACCCTGCGCGACGTCCTTATCCGCGTCGCGCAGAGCGGGCTCGTCCAGGGCAAGTGGACGGATCAGATCCTCGACGAGACATTCCGTAACCTCCTCAAGGACCGCCCGGACATTCCGTCCGAGAGGCTCGACCGCTTGCGCACACTGATGAATGGCGCAGTCCGGGACTGCTTGGTCAAGGGATACGAGCCGCTGATCAATGCCGTGGAACTGCCGGACGCGGACGACCGGCATGTCCTGGCCGCGGCAGTCCGAGCCAAGGCACAGGTCATCGTCACCTTCAACCTGAAGGACTTCCCTACCGATGCCCTGGCACGCTGGGACGTCGAAGCTGTGCACCCGGACGCCTTCCTCGAAGCACAGATCGATCTGGCCCCGCAGGTCGTCTACGGCGATCGCGGACAGTTGGCGGAAACCACCCGGCACTGTGATCGACGTGATCACCAGGCTGGAGAGGCAGGGCCTGGTCGCTTCGGCGGCGGCACTGCGGTCGCTTGCAGTCACGCCCTGAACACCGTTGCCGTACGTGCAGCAGGCCAGTTGTCGATGATGTTCGCGGAGGCGTAG
- a CDS encoding type II toxin-antitoxin system VapB family antitoxin gives MTRIVIDLDDQLVADVAKALGTGTEEDTVNAALREVLGNRRRPLALARLRAAVEEGAFDLDLFECKGSYRR, from the coding sequence ATGACCCGGATCGTGATCGACCTCGATGACCAGCTGGTCGCGGATGTGGCCAAGGCCCTTGGTACCGGTACCGAGGAGGACACGGTGAACGCGGCCCTGCGCGAAGTGCTGGGGAACCGGCGGCGCCCTCTGGCGCTGGCCCGGCTGCGTGCCGCGGTGGAAGAGGGCGCTTTTGACCTGGACCTCTTCGAGTGCAAGGGGAGCTACCGCCGGTGA
- a CDS encoding ABC transporter permease subunit, whose product MSVKSAGADSRPSRWRAGVGRLVAGTALLTAVALLPWLSGTDPALTVLRARSADADPSPAQLAAVREQLDLDEGPFAHLVQWLGGLPRGDAGTSWVSGEPVLPEVTTAFAVSLTLMLGALVVTIAVAALVCARTLHLGSRRRLRQGRAGTGAAVLAALPKFLLASLLATVCGVWLGWFPSSGWAGPMSMVLPALALGVPSGAVIGGLLDQSLPAAFQEPWARTWHAYGFSPRHIARHALRRTLAGVLPQLLPSVVALVGGAVAVEKIFNIPGLGRLALDAAIAQDLPPLQTATLVLVLLGVVAGLLIQALRRVLLGPALRDGALPALHPPALAGRRSTRWVAGFCAAALLTLVVAGLLRDPLQVDTAARLLPPSAAHPLGTDSLGRDLLARLGHGALRTAGVAFAVTAVGVVLGLLIGMATQVGAGLTEVVSTLPAVLAGLLTTAVTGPSVWGAAGAVCVVAWTPYAAQTAALLEQERASGHLLASLSFGAGPRYLLRHHYLPAVLPSVLRNALLRLPTTVLVLASLGFLGLGEQPPTPEWGRLLSENQPYVELAPWTVLGPAFALVLLSVLAVAVSSGSASRAGRSRRRTGRHGGHDVRHEKDVRLEKVEAYSPA is encoded by the coding sequence ATGAGCGTCAAGTCCGCCGGTGCCGACTCCCGCCCGTCCCGGTGGCGCGCGGGGGTCGGCCGCCTCGTCGCCGGGACCGCGCTGCTGACGGCCGTCGCCCTGCTGCCGTGGCTGTCCGGGACCGACCCCGCCCTCACGGTCCTGCGCGCCCGCTCCGCCGACGCCGATCCGAGCCCCGCGCAACTGGCTGCCGTACGAGAGCAACTGGACCTGGACGAAGGGCCGTTCGCGCATCTCGTGCAGTGGCTGGGCGGACTGCCGCGCGGCGACGCGGGCACCTCGTGGGTGTCCGGCGAACCGGTCCTGCCGGAGGTGACCACTGCCTTCGCGGTCTCCCTGACGCTGATGCTCGGCGCCCTCGTGGTGACGATCGCGGTGGCCGCGCTGGTCTGCGCCCGCACCCTGCACCTCGGCTCCCGGCGACGGCTGCGCCAGGGGCGGGCGGGCACCGGCGCCGCCGTACTCGCCGCACTGCCCAAGTTCCTGCTCGCCTCGCTGCTCGCCACCGTGTGCGGGGTGTGGCTGGGCTGGTTCCCGTCGAGCGGCTGGGCGGGACCGATGTCGATGGTGCTGCCCGCGCTCGCCCTCGGCGTACCGTCCGGCGCGGTGATCGGCGGCCTCCTCGACCAGTCGCTGCCCGCCGCCTTCCAGGAGCCGTGGGCGCGGACCTGGCACGCGTACGGGTTCTCGCCCCGTCATATCGCCCGGCACGCGCTGCGCCGCACCCTGGCCGGTGTACTCCCGCAACTCCTGCCGTCCGTCGTCGCCCTGGTCGGCGGCGCGGTCGCGGTGGAGAAGATCTTCAACATCCCGGGGCTCGGCCGACTCGCCCTGGACGCCGCCATCGCCCAGGACCTGCCGCCGCTGCAGACCGCGACGCTGGTCCTCGTCCTGCTCGGCGTCGTCGCGGGGCTGTTGATCCAGGCCCTGCGCCGCGTACTCCTCGGCCCAGCCCTGCGGGACGGCGCTCTGCCCGCCCTGCATCCGCCGGCGCTCGCGGGGCGACGCTCCACGCGCTGGGTCGCCGGGTTCTGTGCCGCCGCCCTGCTCACCCTGGTCGTAGCCGGCCTTCTGCGCGACCCGCTCCAGGTGGACACGGCGGCTCGGCTGCTCCCGCCGTCAGCCGCGCACCCGCTGGGCACGGACTCGCTCGGCCGCGATCTGCTGGCCCGGCTGGGTCACGGGGCGCTGCGTACGGCGGGCGTGGCCTTCGCGGTCACGGCGGTCGGCGTCGTCCTCGGACTGCTGATCGGCATGGCGACACAGGTGGGCGCGGGCCTGACCGAAGTGGTGTCCACACTGCCGGCCGTACTCGCCGGACTGCTGACCACCGCGGTCACCGGGCCGTCCGTGTGGGGCGCCGCGGGCGCGGTGTGCGTGGTCGCCTGGACTCCATACGCCGCCCAGACCGCGGCCCTGCTCGAACAGGAACGGGCCAGCGGCCACCTCCTCGCATCCCTCTCCTTCGGAGCCGGACCCCGGTACCTGCTACGCCACCACTACCTCCCCGCCGTACTCCCGTCCGTCCTCCGCAACGCCCTCCTCCGGCTGCCCACCACGGTCCTCGTCCTCGCCTCCCTCGGCTTCCTCGGCCTGGGCGAACAGCCGCCGACCCCGGAGTGGGGCCGCCTGCTGTCGGAGAACCAGCCGTACGTGGAACTGGCGCCGTGGACGGTACTTGGCCCGGCCTTCGCGCTCGTACTGCTGTCGGTTCTCGCCGTCGCTGTGTCGTCCGGTTCGGCGTCGCGAGCGGGTAGGTCCCGACGCCGAACCGGCCGACACGGCGGGCACGACGTGCGTCACGAAAAAGACGTACGCCTCGAAAAAGTGGAGGCCTACTCGCCCGCGTAG
- a CDS encoding ABC transporter substrate-binding protein, which translates to MRTTTRGLLAALALGPLLTGCFVSDEGGSATDGAGGSGGRLKIALAVPPVQALSPYSNDATVLSKLSVAEGLTALNKDGAAAPALAKSWKQVNPTTWSFELRKATFQDGTDVTAESVVNALDRAGKAAPKPRVLSDVTLTAKADDADTVTLTTKAADPVLPLRLASPALGILAPKAYAKDGTVSPVGTGTGPFEITKLTGKSKVTLDRFDGYWGGKAKAPGVDVTWILDGTARASALRGGDVDIAEWIPTAQAKLLDKDTRHEVPSVRTDSLVLNTGSGIFTDATLRAAAREAVDGGALVDSVFGGYADPAQGLFGPAVSWADDNRVAVNGRAQAASAADVKTKTKGTTLRLATYTNRAELPEAATVLQQQLEKAGFTVKQDVREYTQMEADLLAGKYDALVFSRVTLLDTGDAVAYLASDYTSDGVYNIAGLKDPKVDQAIKSAAEEGDTKRRQQQIMRAEAEILRTDAVVPLVYEKVVQGIATDVEGVLLDPRERSLVDVDTHVK; encoded by the coding sequence ATGCGCACCACCACCCGCGGCCTCCTCGCGGCGCTCGCTCTCGGCCCGCTGCTGACCGGCTGTTTCGTGTCGGACGAGGGCGGTTCGGCCACCGACGGCGCGGGGGGATCGGGCGGCCGGCTGAAGATCGCCCTCGCGGTGCCGCCCGTGCAGGCCCTGTCCCCGTACAGCAATGACGCCACCGTGCTGAGCAAGCTCTCCGTGGCCGAAGGCCTCACCGCGCTGAACAAGGACGGGGCTGCCGCGCCCGCGCTGGCGAAGTCCTGGAAGCAGGTGAACCCCACGACCTGGAGCTTCGAGCTGCGCAAGGCCACGTTCCAGGACGGCACCGACGTCACCGCCGAGTCCGTGGTCAACGCCCTCGACCGTGCGGGCAAGGCCGCGCCCAAGCCCCGCGTCCTCAGCGATGTGACGCTCACCGCCAAGGCCGACGACGCCGACACCGTCACGCTCACCACCAAGGCCGCCGACCCGGTGCTCCCACTGCGGCTCGCCAGCCCCGCGCTCGGCATCCTCGCCCCGAAGGCGTACGCGAAGGACGGCACCGTCAGCCCGGTCGGCACCGGCACCGGGCCGTTCGAGATCACGAAGCTGACCGGGAAGAGCAAGGTCACGCTCGACCGCTTCGACGGCTACTGGGGCGGCAAGGCCAAGGCGCCCGGCGTCGACGTGACCTGGATCCTGGACGGTACCGCCCGAGCGAGCGCCCTGCGCGGCGGCGACGTCGACATCGCCGAGTGGATCCCCACGGCCCAGGCGAAGTTGCTGGACAAGGACACCCGGCACGAGGTGCCCTCCGTACGGACCGACAGCCTGGTCCTCAACACCGGCAGCGGCATCTTCACCGACGCCACGCTGCGTGCCGCCGCTCGCGAGGCCGTGGACGGCGGTGCCCTCGTCGACTCCGTCTTCGGCGGGTACGCCGACCCGGCGCAGGGCCTGTTCGGGCCCGCCGTCTCCTGGGCGGACGACAACCGGGTGGCCGTGAACGGACGCGCGCAGGCCGCGAGCGCCGCCGACGTCAAGACGAAGACCAAGGGCACGACCCTGCGCCTGGCCACCTACACCAACCGCGCGGAACTCCCCGAGGCCGCCACCGTCCTCCAACAGCAGCTGGAGAAGGCCGGGTTCACGGTCAAGCAGGACGTACGCGAGTACACGCAGATGGAGGCCGACCTCCTCGCGGGCAAGTACGACGCGCTCGTCTTCTCCCGGGTGACGCTCCTCGACACCGGGGACGCGGTCGCGTACCTCGCCAGCGACTACACCAGCGACGGCGTCTACAACATCGCCGGGCTCAAGGACCCGAAGGTCGACCAGGCCATCAAGTCCGCCGCCGAGGAAGGCGATACGAAGCGACGTCAGCAGCAGATCATGCGGGCCGAGGCGGAGATCCTGCGCACCGACGCGGTCGTACCGCTGGTGTACGAGAAGGTCGTCCAGGGCATCGCCACCGACGTCGAGGGCGTGCTTCTCGACCCGCGCGAGCGGTCGTTGGTCGACGTCGACACCCATGTGAAGTAA
- a CDS encoding tellurite resistance TerB family protein produces MAMWDKIKDQAKGLQQAQGARGGSGGHRPSGSRSSGGSKAQMVSMLKSQLTSLKTELKSGSYRDASMAMCALVAAADGNVDPAERQHVEGLIVQNDVLQNFPPEQLRQRFNKHVDQLAFNFQQGKTEVLQEIAKAAKKPTEARAVVQTGFVVAGADGYIAPAEEQVLREACSVLGLSAQEFGL; encoded by the coding sequence ATGGCTATGTGGGACAAGATCAAGGACCAGGCCAAGGGTCTGCAGCAGGCCCAGGGGGCGCGGGGCGGCTCCGGTGGACACCGGCCGAGCGGCTCACGGTCCTCCGGGGGTTCGAAGGCTCAGATGGTGAGCATGCTCAAGTCCCAGCTCACCTCCCTCAAGACGGAGTTGAAGAGCGGTTCCTACCGCGACGCCAGCATGGCGATGTGCGCCCTGGTCGCCGCCGCCGACGGAAACGTCGACCCGGCCGAGCGGCAGCACGTGGAGGGGCTGATCGTCCAGAACGACGTCCTGCAGAACTTCCCGCCCGAGCAGCTCCGGCAGCGCTTCAACAAGCATGTCGACCAGCTCGCGTTCAACTTCCAGCAGGGCAAGACCGAGGTCCTTCAGGAGATCGCCAAGGCCGCGAAGAAGCCGACGGAGGCCAGGGCGGTCGTACAGACCGGCTTCGTCGTCGCGGGCGCGGACGGCTACATCGCACCCGCCGAGGAGCAGGTCCTGCGCGAGGCGTGCTCGGTACTCGGGCTGTCGGCCCAGGAGTTCGGCCTCTGA
- a CDS encoding maleylpyruvate isomerase family mycothiol-dependent enzyme, whose amino-acid sequence MTSPYAMTSRHDLTVTLPWMREGTALLLGATDRLSDPDLRAPSSLPGWTRAHVIGHVARNAEALVRLATWARTGVPTPMYASREQRTAEIDASATLPPDVLREQLKSTAAELDDALSALDPTAWGTEVRSALGRTIPAAEIPWMRVREVWLHTIDLAAGATFTDLPAALTDALLDDVTATLSTRPGCPPVHLNPTDRGRTWRFGPPTAETTAEATAAAQAETPTIVEAPAAELLAWTTGRAQRAEPVTLPPWL is encoded by the coding sequence ATGACCAGTCCGTACGCCATGACCAGTCGCCACGATCTCACCGTCACCCTGCCGTGGATGCGCGAGGGCACAGCCCTGCTGCTGGGCGCGACCGACCGCCTCAGCGACCCCGACCTGCGCGCCCCCAGCAGCCTCCCCGGCTGGACCCGCGCACACGTCATCGGTCACGTCGCCCGCAACGCCGAGGCCCTCGTCCGGCTGGCCACCTGGGCACGTACGGGCGTCCCCACCCCGATGTACGCCAGCCGCGAGCAGCGCACCGCCGAAATCGACGCCTCGGCCACCCTCCCGCCGGACGTCCTGCGCGAGCAGCTGAAGTCGACGGCCGCGGAACTGGACGACGCCCTGTCCGCCCTGGACCCCACGGCTTGGGGGACCGAGGTGCGCAGCGCCCTGGGCCGCACCATCCCCGCCGCCGAGATCCCTTGGATGCGGGTACGGGAGGTGTGGCTGCACACCATCGACCTCGCGGCGGGCGCGACCTTCACCGACCTCCCCGCCGCGCTGACCGACGCCCTCCTCGACGACGTCACCGCCACCCTGTCCACCCGCCCCGGCTGCCCACCGGTCCACCTCAACCCGACCGACCGGGGCCGCACTTGGCGCTTCGGCCCGCCGACGGCCGAAACCACGGCGGAAGCTACGGCCGCGGCACAGGCCGAGACCCCGACCATCGTCGAGGCCCCGGCCGCGGAGCTGCTGGCCTGGACCACCGGCCGGGCACAACGGGCCGAGCCGGTGACCCTGCCACCCTGGCTGTGA